One segment of Streptomyces bathyalis DNA contains the following:
- the paaB gene encoding 1,2-phenylacetyl-CoA epoxidase subunit PaaB, protein MSGTDWPLWEVFVRSRRGLSHTHAGSLHAPDAEMALRNARDLYTRRSEGVSVWVVPSHEITASSPDEKDPFFGPAADKPYRHPTFYEVPEGVRNL, encoded by the coding sequence ATGAGCGGTACGGACTGGCCCCTCTGGGAGGTGTTCGTACGCAGCAGGCGCGGCCTGTCGCACACGCACGCCGGGAGTCTGCACGCCCCCGACGCCGAGATGGCCCTGCGCAACGCGCGGGATCTCTACACACGGCGCTCCGAGGGCGTCTCGGTGTGGGTGGTGCCGTCCCACGAGATCACAGCGTCCTCGCCGGACGAGAAGGACCCGTTCTTCGGGCCCGCCGCCGACAAGCCCTACCGCCACCCGACGTTCTACGAGGTGCCGGAAGGGGTGCGGAACCTGTGA
- a CDS encoding HTTM domain-containing protein produces the protein MQRPRPEESHAEPADESFVARGIARVTSEAIAPYQTAVVRIGFAATWLFFLLRELPHRHELYGPDGPWSWKLAERLIGSNNAFTVLMWSDSAAWFEFVYLVAIAASLAVVLGWRTRTASVVYMVGVLGLQNRSVFMGDGGDNVIHLMAMYVVLTRCAEVWSLDARRQRRKAAAAGSDPYAPRGRDATGVVLWSVFGVIMLVSTVGGALSIGWGLFFWALWAAQAAWWMVNRYMPGSEARTVCDMLANLVHNATLLVIVVEVCLIYATAGWYKIQGSRWQDGTAVYYPMNLDYFSPWPEISSFMAASGLLILLITYGTVAVQVAFPFTLFNRRVKNVLLAAMITEHLSIAVLLGLPFFSMAMIAADAVFLPTVLLIWVGDRFHGGWRRVLARLAPGRGDRGRGGGGPGDSGDGEAGGTSHASQVPQQRSGDGISVR, from the coding sequence CTGCAGCGCCCTCGTCCCGAGGAGTCCCACGCCGAGCCGGCGGACGAGAGCTTCGTCGCGCGCGGCATCGCCCGGGTGACCTCGGAGGCGATCGCCCCGTACCAGACAGCGGTCGTACGGATCGGCTTCGCCGCCACCTGGCTCTTCTTCCTCCTGCGTGAACTCCCGCACCGTCACGAGCTGTACGGGCCCGACGGTCCCTGGAGCTGGAAGCTGGCCGAGCGGCTCATCGGGTCCAACAACGCCTTCACCGTGCTGATGTGGTCCGACAGCGCCGCATGGTTCGAGTTCGTCTATCTGGTGGCCATCGCCGCCAGCCTCGCGGTGGTCCTCGGCTGGCGCACGCGCACCGCCTCCGTCGTCTACATGGTGGGCGTGCTCGGCCTGCAGAACCGCAGCGTCTTCATGGGCGACGGCGGCGACAACGTGATCCACCTGATGGCGATGTACGTGGTCCTCACGCGCTGCGCCGAGGTCTGGTCCCTGGACGCACGGCGGCAGCGGAGGAAGGCGGCCGCCGCGGGCAGCGACCCGTACGCTCCCCGCGGGCGTGACGCGACCGGCGTCGTGCTGTGGTCCGTCTTCGGCGTCATCATGCTCGTGTCGACCGTCGGCGGAGCGCTCAGCATCGGCTGGGGCCTGTTCTTCTGGGCGCTGTGGGCCGCACAGGCCGCTTGGTGGATGGTCAACCGCTACATGCCCGGCAGCGAGGCGCGGACCGTCTGCGACATGCTGGCCAACCTCGTGCACAACGCGACGCTGCTGGTCATCGTGGTCGAGGTCTGCCTGATCTACGCGACGGCCGGCTGGTACAAGATCCAGGGCTCGCGGTGGCAGGACGGCACGGCCGTCTACTACCCGATGAACCTGGACTACTTCTCACCCTGGCCGGAGATCAGCTCGTTCATGGCGGCCAGTGGCCTGCTGATACTGCTGATCACCTACGGCACGGTCGCGGTCCAGGTGGCCTTCCCGTTCACGCTGTTCAACAGGCGCGTCAAGAACGTCCTCCTCGCGGCCATGATCACGGAGCATCTGAGCATCGCGGTACTGCTCGGGCTGCCGTTCTTCTCGATGGCCATGATCGCGGCGGATGCCGTCTTCCTGCCGACCGTCCTTCTCATCTGGGTCGGCGACCGCTTCCACGGTGGCTGGCGGCGGGTGCTCGCGCGGCTCGCTCCCGGACGGGGCGACCGCGGACGCGGTGGCGGCGGTCCCGGCGACAGCGGTGACGGTGAAGCCGGCGGGACTTCCCATGCCTCTCAGGTGCCTCAGCAGCGGAGCGGCGACGGGATTTCCGTACGCTGA
- a CDS encoding DUF5819 family protein — protein MEQEEQQAPQAEARRGPPQEGGGPPGPATAEAGVPGPAGLSRLGRTIVAVAAAAAVLAVAVHLSMVFLHVAPSNTLSKKHGQGIDDYVYPEFEQNWKLFAPNPLQQNIHVHARARVAKDDGSTETTGWVNLSKMDGEAIDHSLAPSHTEQNELRRGWEFYRGSHDDKGKPLGLRGELSESYIKRIVMLRFGPELNGGTVERIQVRSATTPVAPPSWSDEKTDSKTDYRVQPWWQIASADLPGGWDK, from the coding sequence ATGGAGCAAGAAGAGCAGCAGGCGCCGCAGGCGGAGGCGCGGCGCGGGCCACCGCAGGAGGGCGGGGGTCCCCCCGGGCCGGCCACGGCCGAGGCCGGGGTTCCGGGGCCGGCAGGGCTGTCCCGCCTCGGCCGCACGATCGTGGCGGTGGCCGCCGCGGCCGCGGTCCTCGCCGTCGCCGTGCACCTGTCCATGGTCTTCCTGCACGTAGCTCCCTCGAACACGCTCAGCAAGAAGCACGGTCAGGGCATCGACGACTACGTCTATCCCGAGTTCGAGCAGAACTGGAAGCTCTTCGCGCCCAACCCCCTCCAGCAGAACATCCACGTGCACGCGCGCGCCCGCGTCGCCAAGGACGACGGCAGCACAGAGACGACGGGCTGGGTCAACCTCTCGAAGATGGACGGCGAGGCCATCGACCACAGCCTCGCGCCCAGCCACACGGAGCAGAACGAACTCCGCAGGGGCTGGGAGTTCTACCGCGGCTCGCACGACGACAAGGGCAAGCCCCTCGGCCTGCGCGGCGAGCTGTCCGAGAGCTACATCAAGCGAATAGTGATGCTGCGCTTCGGCCCCGAGCTCAACGGCGGAACGGTCGAGCGAATACAGGTCCGTTCCGCGACGACGCCCGTCGCTCCCCCCTCCTGGAGTGACGAGAAGACGGACTCGAAGACCGACTACCGGGTGCAGCCCTGGTGGCAGATCGCCAGCGCCGACCTTCCGGGGGGCTGGGACAAGTGA
- a CDS encoding bacterial proteasome activator family protein, with translation MTQPNNERPKENKHVLVVGPDGMALGSADSTAGGEDGEEQAEVPVTEMVEQPAKVMRIGSMIKQLLEEVKSAPLDEASRVRLKEIHTSSIKELEDGLAPELIEELERLSLPFTEDTVPTDAELRIAQAQLVGWLEGLFHGIQTALFAQQMAARAQLEQMRRALPPGTLPEDGTLGDEEPGRPTRSGGPYL, from the coding sequence ATGACACAGCCGAACAACGAACGCCCGAAGGAGAACAAGCACGTCCTGGTGGTCGGACCGGACGGCATGGCTCTGGGCAGCGCCGACTCCACGGCCGGCGGCGAGGACGGCGAAGAGCAGGCTGAGGTCCCGGTCACGGAGATGGTCGAGCAGCCCGCGAAGGTCATGCGCATCGGCAGCATGATCAAGCAGCTGCTCGAAGAGGTGAAGTCGGCCCCGCTGGACGAGGCGAGCCGGGTGCGGCTGAAGGAGATCCACACCAGCTCCATCAAGGAGCTCGAGGACGGTCTCGCACCGGAGCTGATCGAGGAACTGGAAAGGCTCTCGCTGCCCTTCACCGAAGACACGGTGCCGACCGACGCCGAGCTGCGCATCGCACAGGCACAGCTCGTGGGCTGGCTCGAAGGGCTCTTCCACGGCATCCAGACGGCGCTCTTCGCCCAGCAGATGGCCGCGCGGGCCCAGCTGGAGCAGATGCGCCGGGCGCTGCCTCCGGGGACGCTCCCCGAGGACGGCACCCTCGGCGACGAGGAGCCGGGGCGCCCCACCCGCTCGGGCGGCCCGTACCTGTAG
- the paaC gene encoding 1,2-phenylacetyl-CoA epoxidase subunit PaaC, with protein MTGTEGLSSRSAAALDNPLLPLADDALVLSHRLGEWAGHAPVLEEELALANIALDLLGQARALYAELGDEDELAFLREERAFRNCQLAEQPNGDFAHTMIRQLYFSAWQELLYGQLAELGQPLAAKAVKESEYHRDHAEHWTLRLGDGTEESHERAQRAADSLWGFTGELFEPVEGPGPVGEVDWDALRTGWTERITGTFEKATLTVPASPQLGAWKAGAGRQGLHTEPFGRMLAEMQHLHRSHPGASW; from the coding sequence GTGACGGGCACGGAGGGGCTCTCCTCGCGCAGCGCCGCCGCGCTCGACAACCCGCTGCTGCCGCTGGCGGACGACGCGCTCGTCCTCTCCCACCGCCTGGGGGAGTGGGCCGGGCACGCCCCCGTGCTGGAGGAGGAGCTGGCGCTTGCCAACATCGCCCTCGACCTGCTCGGCCAGGCGCGCGCCCTCTACGCCGAGCTCGGCGACGAGGACGAGCTGGCCTTCCTCCGTGAGGAACGCGCCTTCCGCAACTGCCAGTTGGCCGAGCAGCCCAACGGCGACTTCGCCCACACGATGATCCGCCAGCTGTACTTCTCCGCCTGGCAGGAGCTGCTCTACGGCCAGCTCGCCGAACTCGGTCAGCCGCTCGCCGCCAAGGCGGTCAAGGAGTCGGAGTACCACCGCGACCACGCCGAGCACTGGACGCTGCGGCTCGGCGACGGCACGGAGGAGAGCCACGAGCGCGCCCAGCGCGCAGCGGACTCCCTCTGGGGTTTCACCGGTGAGCTCTTCGAACCCGTGGAGGGGCCCGGGCCGGTCGGCGAGGTCGACTGGGATGCTCTGCGCACGGGCTGGACGGAGCGCATCACCGGGACGTTCGAGAAGGCCACCCTCACGGTGCCCGCGTCCCCTCAGCTCGGGGCCTGGAAGGCCGGAGCGGGCCGTCAGGGCCTGCACACCGAGCCCTTCGGCCGGATGCTCGCCGAGATGCAGCATCTGCACCGCAGCCATCCCGGAGCGTCGTGGTGA
- a CDS encoding NAD(P)H-quinone oxidoreductase: MHAVTIPEPGGPEALVWAEVPVPEPGEGEVLVEVAASAVNRADTLQRQGFYDPPPGASPYPGLECSGRISALGPGVNTWAVGDEVCALLGGGGYAEQVAVPTGQLLPVPDGVDLKTAASLPEVTSTIWSNVFMVAHLRPGETLLVHGGGSGIGTMAIQLAKAVGAKVAVTAGSKEKLDRCAELGADILINYREQDFVEEVRAGTDGKGADVILDIIGAKYLEQNIKALAVNGRLAIIGLQGGRKGELNLGALLAKRAAVTATSLRARPAAEKAAIVAAVREHVWPLVSDGRVRPVVDRTVPMRNATDAHIAMEESSHVGKILLVP; this comes from the coding sequence ATGCACGCGGTCACCATTCCCGAACCAGGCGGCCCCGAGGCCCTCGTCTGGGCCGAGGTCCCCGTCCCCGAACCCGGCGAGGGCGAGGTGCTGGTCGAGGTCGCGGCGAGTGCCGTCAACCGCGCCGACACCCTCCAGCGGCAGGGCTTCTACGATCCGCCGCCCGGCGCCTCCCCGTATCCCGGCCTCGAGTGCTCGGGCCGGATCTCGGCACTCGGCCCCGGCGTGAACACGTGGGCCGTCGGCGACGAGGTCTGCGCGCTGCTCGGCGGCGGCGGTTACGCGGAGCAGGTCGCCGTCCCGACCGGCCAACTGCTGCCCGTACCGGACGGCGTCGACCTGAAGACCGCCGCATCCCTGCCCGAGGTGACCAGCACGATCTGGTCGAACGTCTTCATGGTGGCGCATCTGCGTCCCGGTGAGACGCTGCTCGTGCACGGAGGCGGCAGCGGCATCGGCACCATGGCGATCCAGCTGGCGAAGGCCGTCGGCGCGAAGGTGGCGGTGACCGCGGGCAGCAAGGAGAAGCTCGACCGCTGCGCGGAACTCGGCGCGGACATCCTGATCAACTATCGCGAGCAGGACTTCGTCGAAGAGGTGCGCGCGGGCACGGACGGCAAGGGTGCCGACGTCATCCTCGACATCATCGGCGCCAAGTACCTGGAGCAGAACATCAAGGCGCTCGCGGTCAACGGACGTCTCGCCATCATCGGTCTGCAGGGCGGACGCAAGGGCGAGTTGAACCTGGGCGCGCTGCTGGCCAAGCGGGCTGCCGTGACGGCGACTTCGCTGCGCGCACGTCCCGCCGCGGAGAAGGCGGCGATCGTCGCCGCCGTGCGCGAACACGTGTGGCCGCTGGTCTCGGACGGCCGGGTGCGGCCCGTCGTCGACAGGACCGTGCCGATGAGGAATGCCACGGACGCGCACATCGCCATGGAGGAGAGCAGCCACGTGGGAAAGATCCTGCTGGTTCCTTAG
- a CDS encoding DUF6457 domain-containing protein: protein MTPDARAHTHDAVVLAGGGARRLGGTDKPSLTVGARTLLDRVLAASAGASTTVVVGPRMPTYRPVKWVREDPPGGGPVPALDAGLHGVTEETVVVLSADLPFLRPETVRTLLSAVAAAPGAYAEGGASGNGETEGETEGDEAIEGALVNDGRDRPLLAAYRTESLRRELALLRTEYGSLSGLPLRLILPELRLRRIDIDGGRRPTDSDALDCDTWEDVAAARARIREHDTVLYEWMAAAKAELGIDLDVDTAALLDLARDAAHGVARPAAPLTTFLVGYAAAQRGGSPEDVAEALQKTARLAARWAEEGEREQGDGR, encoded by the coding sequence GTGACACCTGACGCCCGAGCGCACACGCACGACGCCGTCGTCCTCGCGGGCGGCGGCGCCAGGCGCCTCGGCGGCACCGACAAACCGTCGCTGACCGTCGGCGCCCGCACCCTCCTCGACCGGGTGCTGGCCGCCTCCGCCGGCGCGTCCACCACGGTCGTCGTCGGCCCGCGCATGCCCACGTACCGGCCGGTGAAGTGGGTGCGGGAGGACCCGCCGGGCGGCGGCCCGGTCCCGGCGCTCGACGCGGGTCTGCACGGCGTCACCGAGGAGACGGTGGTCGTCCTCTCCGCCGATCTGCCCTTCCTGCGCCCGGAGACCGTACGGACGCTCCTCTCGGCCGTTGCCGCTGCGCCGGGCGCGTACGCGGAAGGCGGCGCGAGCGGAAACGGGGAGACGGAAGGGGAGACGGAAGGGGACGAAGCCATCGAGGGTGCGCTCGTGAACGACGGCCGCGACCGGCCGCTCCTCGCCGCGTACCGGACCGAATCCCTGCGCCGCGAACTGGCTCTGCTGCGCACCGAATACGGAAGCCTCAGCGGTCTCCCCTTGCGGCTGATCCTTCCTGAGCTGAGACTTCGTCGCATCGACATCGATGGTGGTCGCCGCCCGACCGACTCCGATGCCCTCGACTGCGACACCTGGGAAGACGTCGCCGCGGCGAGGGCCCGTATCAGGGAGCATGACACTGTGCTGTACGAATGGATGGCCGCAGCGAAGGCCGAACTCGGCATCGACCTCGATGTCGACACCGCCGCGCTGCTCGACCTGGCCCGCGACGCGGCACACGGCGTCGCCCGGCCCGCGGCGCCGCTGACGACCTTCCTCGTGGGTTACGCCGCCGCCCAGCGGGGCGGCTCCCCCGAAGACGTCGCGGAGGCCCTGCAGAAGACGGCCCGGCTGGCCGCGCGTTGGGCCGAGGAGGGCGAAAGGGAGCAGGGCGACGGGCGATGA
- a CDS encoding potassium channel family protein, with product MRGRTDGSDQYRILLPRSEVSPQLQVGRRILAALAVLFLTVLIVYLDRAGYNDNADGKVSFLDAVYYTTVTLSTTGYGDIAPASDSARIANVLLVTPLRILFLIILIGTTLEALTDRTREQWRLSRWRSQLRDHTVVVGFGTKGRSAAQTLLSTGVRRDRVVVIDPNHHVAKAANDEGYVTVVGDATRSDVLARAEVRRAKQIVIATQRDDTAVLVTLTARQLNRRLKIVAAVREEENVPLLRQSGADSVITSASAAGRLLGLSVLSPNASSVMEDLIQQGAGLSLSERPVTKAEVGGSPRECRDLVVTVVRGHRLLGYDDPQADPLQSTDRLVVIHRSAAPHPAEARGSTDPTHSGTGGVTGGAGDSGDERGPGGTSGPGTVGFWRGDRGGGS from the coding sequence GTGAGGGGCAGGACCGACGGGAGCGACCAGTACCGGATACTGCTGCCGCGTTCCGAGGTCAGCCCGCAGCTCCAGGTCGGACGACGCATACTGGCGGCGCTCGCGGTGCTGTTCCTGACCGTCCTGATCGTCTACCTCGACCGCGCCGGCTACAACGACAACGCCGACGGCAAGGTCTCCTTCCTCGACGCCGTCTACTACACGACCGTCACCCTCTCCACCACCGGCTACGGCGACATCGCGCCCGCGAGCGACAGCGCCCGCATCGCGAACGTCCTGCTCGTCACGCCGCTTCGCATCCTGTTCCTGATCATCCTCATCGGCACCACGCTCGAAGCTCTCACCGACCGCACCCGAGAGCAGTGGCGCCTGTCCCGCTGGAGGTCCCAGTTGCGCGACCACACCGTCGTCGTCGGCTTCGGCACGAAGGGCCGCTCGGCTGCGCAGACGCTGCTGTCCACCGGTGTGCGCCGGGACCGGGTCGTGGTCATCGACCCGAACCACCACGTCGCGAAGGCCGCGAACGACGAGGGCTATGTGACCGTCGTCGGCGACGCCACCCGCAGCGACGTGCTGGCACGCGCCGAGGTGCGCCGCGCCAAGCAGATCGTGATCGCGACCCAGCGCGACGACACCGCGGTGCTCGTCACGCTCACCGCGCGCCAGCTCAACCGCCGCCTCAAGATCGTCGCCGCGGTGCGCGAGGAGGAGAACGTGCCGCTGCTGCGGCAGTCGGGAGCGGACTCCGTGATCACGAGCGCCAGCGCCGCCGGCCGCCTCCTCGGCCTCTCCGTGCTCAGCCCGAACGCCAGCTCCGTGATGGAGGACCTCATCCAGCAGGGAGCGGGGCTCAGCCTGAGCGAACGTCCCGTCACCAAGGCCGAGGTGGGCGGTTCGCCGAGGGAGTGCAGGGATCTGGTCGTGACGGTCGTACGGGGCCACCGCCTGCTCGGGTACGACGATCCGCAGGCGGATCCGCTCCAGTCCACGGACCGCCTCGTGGTGATCCACCGTTCGGCGGCGCCGCACCCGGCGGAGGCGCGCGGCAGCACCGACCCCACGCACAGCGGCACCGGCGGCGTCACGGGCGGTGCCGGCGATTCCGGGGACGAACGGGGTCCGGGCGGTACATCCGGTCCCGGCACCGTCGGCTTCTGGCGCGGCGACCGCGGGGGCGGCAGCTGA
- a CDS encoding molybdopterin molybdotransferase MoeA — protein MSGADELDEAIALANGAAGGARRGDGRAAPADSEAPRPRSGGGSTRSKGGHEPGPGSHGSGTPANSGSGGSASATASGDGDELAAPDWLTPRSARAGGRGSARPAEDTPSHARDAPWPDARTYASRAAGPLPSLALPLEQALHHTLGAPIDALTDLPSFDTSAMDGWAVAGPGPWTLEEDPTGILAGAVSEPRQLPDGRAIPIATGARIPPGASAVLRSEYGERDGRRLRTTRRPQPGTDIRPRGQECRSGDRLLPTGTRVTPAVLGLAAAAGYDRLTVTRRPRAEVLVLGDELLHRGVPHEGRIRDALGPAVAPWLAALGADVIVTRRLGDDAEALHEAVATTTADLLVTTGGTARGPVDHLRPTLTRVGARLLVEGVRVRPGHPMLLARLPERRESGPDGGPLLVGLPGNPLAAISGLMTLAAPLIRALGDQPAEREVFARITDDVQGHPRDTRLVPVAFAPAASRARPLHYNGPAMLRGVATASALAVVRPGGAASGTDVQVLPLPWFTW, from the coding sequence ATGAGCGGCGCCGACGAACTCGACGAGGCCATCGCCCTGGCCAACGGCGCTGCCGGCGGCGCCCGTCGCGGTGACGGCCGGGCGGCTCCGGCGGACAGCGAGGCTCCGCGGCCCCGCAGCGGCGGCGGAAGCACCCGGAGCAAAGGCGGCCACGAGCCCGGCCCGGGCTCCCACGGCTCCGGCACTCCTGCCAACTCCGGCTCCGGAGGCTCGGCCTCGGCGACGGCCTCCGGCGACGGCGACGAACTGGCCGCCCCGGACTGGCTCACCCCCCGCTCCGCCCGAGCGGGCGGCCGCGGTTCGGCGCGGCCGGCGGAGGACACCCCGTCCCACGCCCGCGACGCCCCCTGGCCCGACGCCCGCACGTACGCCTCACGGGCCGCCGGCCCGCTCCCCTCCCTCGCCCTGCCCCTCGAGCAGGCGCTGCACCACACCCTCGGCGCCCCGATCGACGCCCTCACCGACCTGCCGTCCTTCGACACCTCCGCCATGGACGGCTGGGCCGTCGCCGGCCCCGGCCCGTGGACCCTGGAGGAAGACCCCACGGGCATACTCGCCGGGGCCGTGTCCGAGCCCCGCCAGCTGCCCGACGGCCGCGCGATCCCCATAGCTACGGGTGCGCGCATACCGCCCGGCGCGAGCGCGGTGCTGCGTTCCGAGTACGGCGAGCGCGACGGAAGGCGTCTGCGCACGACGCGGCGCCCGCAGCCCGGAACGGACATCCGGCCCCGCGGGCAGGAGTGCCGCTCCGGCGACCGGCTGCTGCCCACCGGAACCCGGGTCACCCCCGCCGTGCTCGGACTCGCCGCCGCGGCGGGCTACGACCGGCTGACCGTCACCAGGCGCCCGCGCGCCGAAGTCCTCGTGCTGGGTGACGAGTTGCTGCACCGCGGCGTACCGCACGAAGGCCGCATCCGCGACGCGCTCGGCCCGGCTGTCGCGCCCTGGCTCGCGGCTCTCGGTGCCGATGTGATCGTCACCCGCCGTCTCGGCGACGACGCCGAGGCGCTCCACGAAGCCGTCGCCACGACGACCGCCGACCTCCTCGTCACCACCGGAGGCACCGCACGCGGCCCCGTCGACCATCTGCGTCCCACGCTCACCCGCGTCGGAGCGCGTCTCCTCGTCGAGGGCGTACGCGTACGCCCGGGGCACCCCATGCTGCTGGCCCGGCTGCCGGAGCGGCGGGAATCCGGCCCGGACGGCGGTCCGCTTCTGGTGGGGCTGCCCGGCAATCCCCTCGCGGCGATCTCCGGTCTGATGACGCTCGCCGCGCCGCTGATCCGTGCGCTCGGCGACCAGCCCGCCGAGCGGGAGGTGTTCGCGCGGATCACCGATGACGTGCAGGGCCATCCGCGCGACACGCGACTGGTGCCGGTCGCCTTCGCGCCCGCGGCCTCGCGGGCCCGGCCGCTCCACTACAACGGGCCGGCCATGCTCCGCGGTGTCGCCACCGCCTCGGCCCTCGCCGTGGTCCGGCCCGGCGGCGCCGCCTCCGGCACCGACGTCCAGGTGCTGCCGCTCCCCTGGTTCACCTGGTGA
- the paaA gene encoding 1,2-phenylacetyl-CoA epoxidase subunit PaaA, which translates to MTSVLLGEGAQAAGEPAEPLAAFDRAIAADERIEPRDWMPDDYRSTLVRQMAQHAHSEIIGMQPEANWITRAPSLRRKAILMAKVQDEAGHGLYLYSAAETLGTSRDELLDKLHSGRQKYSSIFNYPTLTWADVGAIGWLVDGAAITNQVPLCRCSYGPYARAMIRICKEESFHQRQGFELLLALSRGTEAQHAMAQDAVDRWWWPSLMMFGPPDDESAHSARSMEWKIKRHSNDELRQRFVDICVPQAEALGLTLPDPELSWNESRGHWDFGPIDWEEFRQVLKGNGPCNEERLRRRREAHENGAWVRDAAAAYAAKNAAPGRGRVREQDLTETAVSA; encoded by the coding sequence ATGACATCGGTGCTGCTCGGCGAGGGCGCACAGGCCGCCGGAGAGCCGGCGGAGCCGCTCGCGGCCTTCGACCGCGCCATCGCCGCGGACGAGCGGATCGAGCCGCGCGACTGGATGCCGGACGACTACCGGAGCACGCTCGTACGTCAGATGGCCCAGCACGCGCACTCCGAGATCATCGGCATGCAGCCCGAGGCGAACTGGATCACGCGGGCGCCGTCCCTGCGCCGCAAGGCCATCCTCATGGCCAAGGTGCAGGACGAGGCGGGGCACGGACTGTATCTCTACAGCGCCGCGGAGACGCTCGGCACGAGCCGCGACGAGCTGCTCGACAAGCTGCACTCCGGCCGCCAGAAGTACTCCTCGATCTTCAACTACCCGACGCTGACCTGGGCCGACGTCGGCGCGATCGGCTGGCTCGTCGACGGCGCCGCGATCACCAACCAGGTGCCGCTGTGCCGCTGCTCCTACGGTCCGTACGCGCGGGCGATGATCCGCATCTGCAAGGAGGAGTCCTTCCACCAGCGGCAGGGCTTCGAGCTGCTGCTCGCGCTGAGTCGCGGCACCGAGGCCCAGCACGCCATGGCACAGGACGCGGTGGACCGCTGGTGGTGGCCCTCGCTGATGATGTTCGGCCCGCCGGACGACGAGTCCGCGCACAGCGCCCGGTCCATGGAGTGGAAGATCAAGCGGCACTCCAACGACGAGCTGCGCCAGCGCTTCGTCGACATCTGCGTGCCGCAGGCCGAGGCGCTCGGCCTCACCCTCCCCGACCCCGAGCTGAGCTGGAACGAGTCGCGCGGGCACTGGGACTTCGGCCCGATCGACTGGGAGGAGTTCCGCCAGGTGCTGAAGGGCAACGGGCCGTGCAACGAGGAGCGGCTGAGGCGCCGCCGGGAGGCCCATGAGAACGGCGCCTGGGTGCGTGACGCCGCGGCGGCGTACGCGGCGAAGAACGCGGCCCCGGGCCGTGGCAGGGTGCGTGAGCAGGATCTGACGGAGACGGCGGTGAGCGCGTGA
- a CDS encoding TrmH family RNA methyltransferase, whose protein sequence is MIAGEDKGAGAAFPGPGGGGASTAPVLRQWRELADGSVLLDGFHALKHALRFGAVVPLALTEDRAAVLTLAAGLAPDLMETLDGLLSEVPGGTLNGLVPRPHPTGVAALAVRGSGQVPDVRTAPVVVLDNPRHLGNVGAVIRLAAGAGAAGVFTTGTVDPWHPNVVRASAGLHFATAVRRCEPSGLPPGPLYALDPAGRDIRGLVLPDDALVAFGSERHGLSDGLRDRADHLVALPMQPQVSSYNLATSVAMTLYHWMAGRAQEPVAGAPGQG, encoded by the coding sequence ATGATCGCCGGAGAGGACAAAGGGGCGGGCGCCGCCTTCCCGGGACCGGGCGGCGGCGGCGCGTCCACTGCCCCGGTGCTGCGGCAGTGGCGGGAGCTGGCGGACGGCAGCGTGCTGCTCGACGGCTTCCACGCGCTCAAGCACGCGCTGCGCTTCGGCGCGGTCGTACCGCTCGCGCTGACGGAGGACCGCGCGGCGGTGCTCACGCTCGCCGCCGGACTCGCGCCCGATCTCATGGAGACGCTGGACGGGCTGCTGAGCGAGGTGCCAGGGGGAACGCTGAACGGGCTGGTTCCCCGCCCCCATCCCACGGGCGTCGCGGCGCTCGCCGTGCGCGGCTCCGGGCAGGTGCCGGACGTCCGTACGGCCCCCGTCGTCGTGCTCGACAACCCACGCCATCTGGGCAACGTGGGTGCGGTGATCCGGCTCGCCGCGGGAGCCGGTGCGGCGGGTGTGTTCACGACCGGCACCGTCGACCCGTGGCACCCCAATGTGGTCAGGGCGAGCGCGGGGCTCCACTTCGCGACGGCCGTGCGGCGGTGCGAACCGTCCGGCCTGCCGCCGGGACCGCTCTACGCGCTCGACCCGGCCGGACGGGACATCCGCGGTCTCGTACTGCCCGACGACGCGCTCGTGGCGTTCGGCTCGGAACGGCACGGGCTCTCCGACGGGCTGCGGGACCGGGCCGACCATCTGGTGGCCCTGCCGATGCAGCCGCAGGTCTCCAGTTACAACTTGGCCACCAGCGTCGCGATGACGCTCTACCACTGGATGGCGGGGCGGGCTCAGGAGCCCGTCGCTGGCGCGCCGGGGCAGGGCTGA